The Ranitomeya imitator isolate aRanImi1 chromosome 8, aRanImi1.pri, whole genome shotgun sequence genome window below encodes:
- the ANGPTL3 gene encoding angiopoietin-related protein 3 — MKVLLLLLLPLVFSASIEKLEDGQFDSLPAEPKSRFAMLDDVRILANGLLQLGHGLKDFVHKTKGQINEIFQKLNLFDKSFYDLSEQTNEIREKEEELKEKTSRLQENNEELKNLSSKIYSQIEHLLQDKVQLQAKIGRLEEKLNQITEGHQEFQDHKELAALKQYVEQQDTNIRRLLKVVADQNVQLDYQNSQIKDLEDKIGNVSVVDSKKSSPRSNKLDDPRAFNPSSNLTVQMLDPNVSDLPRDCNDISNDGGRRSGIYTIRPNNSAEFGVYCEFTADTAWTVIQRRTDGSVDFNQTWEDYTRGFGDLRGEFWLGLQKIFSLSQQADYILHIELQDWKNNNRFVEYLFSLGNEDTSFTLQLSQVLGNVPGALPEYTPLPFSTSDHHSQHLKCAETSSGGWWKASCGGTNLNAKYRSRVKGERRRVQGLSWKPEKGRMYSLRSTKIMLYRTEMENFE; from the exons ATGAaggtccttctcctcctcctcctgcctctgGTCTTCTCCGCGTCCATCGAGAAACTCGAGGACGGCCAGTTTGACTCTTTACCCGCAGAACCCAAATCTCGCTTCGCCATGCTGGACGACGTGAGGATCTTGGCCAACGGCCTCCTGCAGCTCGGCCACGGCCTGAAGGATTTCGTCCACAAGACCAAGGGGCAGATCAATGAGATTTTTCAGAAGCTCAACCTTTTCGACAAATCCTTTTACGACCTCTCGGAACAGACTAACGAGATCCGCGAGAAGGAAGAGGAGCTGAAGGAGAAGACGTCCAGGTTGCAAGAAAACAACGAGGAGCTGAAAAACCTGTCGAGTAAAATCTACTCCCAGATCGAGCATCTCCTGCAGGACAAGGTCCAACTTCAGGCCAAGATCGGCCGCCTGGAGGAGAAGCTCAATCAGATCACCGAGGGCCACCAAGAGTTCCAGGACCATAAAGAACTGGCCGCACTAAAG CAATACGTGGAGCAGCAAGACACGAACATACGCCGCCTCCTGAAGGTGGTCGCCGACCAGAATGTGCAACTCGATTATCAGAACAGCCAAATTAAGGATCTTGAAGACAAG ATCGGCAATGTCAGCGTGGTGGACAGTAAGAAGAGCTCACCCAGAAGCAACAAACTCGATGACCCCCGCGCCTTCAATCCAAGCTCAAACTTAACAGTACAGATGCTGGATCCCAATG TTTCAGATCTGCCGCGGGACTGCAATGACATTTCCAATGATGGCGGGCGGCGGAGCGGCATCTACACCATAAGACCCAACAACAGCGCAGAGTTCGGCGTCTACTGTGAATTCACCGCAG ACACGGCGTGGACAGTCATCCAGAGGAGGACAGATGGATCCGTGGACTTTAATCAGACCTGGGAAGATTACACCAGAGGCTTCGGTGACCTCAGGG GTGAATTCTGGCTCGGCCTGCAGAAGATCTTCTCTCTGTCCCAACAGGCGGACTACATCCTGCACATCGAGCTGCAGGACTGGAAGAATAACAATCGCTTTGTGGAGTATTTATTCTCACTGGGGAATGAGGACACGAGCTTCACCCTGCAACTGTCCCAGGTCCTGGGGAACGTGCCGGGCGCTCTGCCCGAATACACCCCGCTGCCCTTCTCTACCAGCGACCACCACTCCCAACATCTCAAGTGTGCAGAAACATCATCAG GTGGATGGTGGAAAGCGTCCTGCGGAGGAACCAACCTGAACGCTAAGTACAGATCCAGGGTGAAAGGAGAGCGGCGGCGAGTACAAGGCTTGTCCTGGAAACCAGAGAAGGGGAGAATGTACTCGCTCAGGTCCACCAAGATCATGCTTTACCGCACAGAGATGGAAAATTTTGAGTAG